A stretch of Arcobacter sp. F2176 DNA encodes these proteins:
- the rplT gene encoding 50S ribosomal protein L20 has protein sequence MPRVKTGIVRRRRHKKVLKAARGFFAGRSKHFRKAKEQLERSLVYAYRDRRQKKRDIRKLWIIRINAACRLNDINYSRFMNGVKLAGIELDRKILADMAMNDAAAFTTVATAAKAALAK, from the coding sequence ATGCCTAGAGTTAAAACTGGTATAGTTAGAAGAAGAAGACATAAAAAAGTTCTAAAAGCGGCAAGAGGTTTCTTCGCAGGTAGAAGCAAACACTTTAGAAAAGCAAAAGAACAATTAGAAAGATCTTTAGTATACGCATACAGAGATAGAAGACAGAAAAAAAGAGATATTAGAAAGCTATGGATTATCAGAATTAATGCAGCTTGTAGATTAAATGATATCAACTATTCAAGATTCATGAACGGTGTTAAATTAGCTGGAATTGAACTAGATAGAAAAATATTAGCTGATATGGCAATGAATGATGCAGCAGCATTTACAACAGTTGCAACAGCAGCTAAAGCAGCATTAGCAAAATAA
- the rpmI gene encoding 50S ribosomal protein L35, which translates to MPKMKSVSGALKRFKVKKNGSIKCGSAFRSHILTKMSRKRKVALRGPQTIDSTDATRVRRMLCKA; encoded by the coding sequence ATGCCTAAAATGAAATCAGTTAGTGGAGCTTTAAAAAGATTTAAAGTGAAAAAAAATGGTTCAATTAAATGTGGTTCAGCATTTAGAAGTCACATCTTAACAAAAATGTCAAGAAAAAGAAAAGTGGCATTAAGAGGACCTCAAACTATTGATAGCACTGATGCTACAAGAGTTAGAAGAATGTTGTGTAAAGCGTAA